TCCGATATTTCTCTCCCTCCGTAGTACGTCATGACAATCTGCTCAAAGTAAGGACTTGTAAGGCAATGTACACAAAGGAGATATGTGATTTTGGATCACGTGAAAGAGCCATGCTTCAACTTGATGTATATGATTTCAATTGATagataaaatcatgcaaaaagACTAACATTTTCAGAATGAATATCTGCATAAATACCATACAGGAATGCGTAACTACtcttaaattcaaaatgaacttttaagaaaataaaaccaatGGAAATCTATAAGCTTTGCTACCTGCATCAATTCTTGACGACGCTGGGATGGCATTTCTGGTCCATGGCGTAGCAGAGCCATAGCAGCAGTACGCAACTGTAAAGGAGACACACCTATCTCCTCAGACGTCACAATAGGCATAGATGAAGGTACATGCTGTGTGTTATCAAAGTCAACTACTTTACGAATAAATAGTGGTATTCCAAACTCAGCAGCTACTTGTTTTTTGTACTTTTCAGCAGCAGCATGAGCAATTTCATGACAATCCACACAAAGGAGGACAATATCATGGGAACGGTGACTTTTCAGGTGCTCAGGAAAATGTATCCTGTAGCATGAGGGTATAATTCTGTATCTTAAGTAATGGTTTCCTTCACCACAACCaacacatatatttttcttactcTGAATGTAAAAGTCATTATCTTCATCTTCTGGACGCCCTTTGGGTTCAAAGAGAAGCATGATGGAAGGAGGATCTTGTTCTACAAGTTTCGCCAGATCCCGACTAAGATACCTGAATAAATTGATCATAACGTGGTCAGTACATTTTCCATGCACAAAGAGCTGAAGTATATTATCAAGCATTTATGAGATATTCATCTAACCATTCAAGCTTTCTGCGATCACAGTAACATAATAATCGGCCATCATTTGCGTAGATCTTGCAGTTGTGATAAACTGGTGCtttgcatgaaaatttttgaacaaaCAGCTCTCGGGAAGCCTTCTTTGCAATCTGTTTTGAAGCCCTAAACCCATTACGGTTGGAGGTGGATTTATATGTTACTCCCAGGCTAGTTTTGGACAGTAAAGcataattatatgcagaaagaGGACAACTACCAGCTGGACCTAGGTGCTGCTGGATGAAACgatgaaatatattatctaGATTAGCTGTGTTTTCTTGAAGCAGGCAAAGAAGGTCCTCCAAATGACAACAAACTACAGAAGATGGAGATTGGAGAGGAACAAGAGCCACAGATTCAACATCTCGATCAGCTTCCGATATAGTGCTGCAAATATCTGTTTCATCTGTCGGAATTTGAGCTGCGAGTGCAATGATAGCATTCTCTGATAAAACAAATCTCAGACTCTCATCATGGAGACGAGCCTGAAAGAATTTGACATCTGACTAGGTTAGCTATTACAGTGTCAAGTATGAAAAAGAAGTTCAACATGCTATTGGTAGACCAGGAATGACCAGCCCAGTCACCAGTACCACattgaattaaatacaaagaattaaacaaagaCACCAAATCAACACGCATAGTGGACCGTTGCAAATAAACATCAATCCACGACTTAAGATCCTACATCTCTCAACAAGTTCCCCCATTCTATTATCAGATATACTACTTTCTATTACAGAAATACTTAAAGGCTCCAAATATTAACAGTCAATGCAGTCAGAGAACTCTACTATACTCTTAAGTTACACAAGAGAAAATGATACTCAATGAAGATCTCAACTTTTCTACGTAGCACAGTTAAACCCCTTCTATTGCTTCTCAATCCATGACCGTTTCTTCATCCTCGAGACCCATGATCTAAACTGCTCCCCGTTTAAGGAGTATGTAATCAAACTTGAGTACTAATAGTAGTACTAATACATAATTCAAGAGGTGCGCATTTGTGCACAGCCAAACCAATGGTAACAGAAAAGGAACACATAAAATATGCAATTCCTACATGCAGATCATGATATCATATccaaaatgtaaaaagtaaaatatggaTTATGCGATGCCTGTTCTTGGTCCAGTCAATTTCCACCTTAACCCTCCAGTACCCTTTTTCAAAACTCTTTAGGGTAGCCCAAAATAAACCTGGTTCCTGTGGCAATTGTGTTCTAGGCTCATACCAAACTTTGGGACTCATAGTCTATGGAGCCCAAATGGGTTAGATTGTAGCACAACAAGTAGATGATAGACATGTTTGCACTAACCATTATATCCCTCCATAAGCAAAGTCGCCGAACAAGTTCCTGAAACTAAATGTAAAGTTGATCATCAGTACTGTCCATACCATGCCAATGACTGATACTTAAAGATCCTTAACAAGATACCTTATCATCACAAAGACTGGATGAGATATTTCCTTGATCATTCAAGCACCGAGAAACTATTGATGACGCAGCTAATTCTCCTTGACAAGCTTCAATATCTTTTGCAAAAAGCTGCAAGCAAGTTGCATTGGAACGTCGACTGGCCTCGAGAAGAAAATGGAATTTGTCACCAGGAGACGAATTTTCTGATGCACTTATTTTCTTTAGAATGTTGACAGTATGAAGagtttgaataataaataaaaagattaagtTTGATTAACGAGTGCTTCAAATGACATTAGTTTACTTAATCCAGTCCCTCACACAGATTTTCTGCTGATCTacctcttttattttgttttgcgAGTTTTGTTAGTATCTCTGGAATGAGCAGTTTCAGAAGTTAAGTCTGTAGATAAATATGcagtcaatatatataatctacttacagaaaaggacaaaaatgaaGTTCTAAAATATACCCCAGGAGAATTAGTCGGCAATCACCACACTTAATTCCACAGCTCAGAGTCCAGTTCCATCCTCAAAATCTAGTGGCTCCATCTACACTTCCTTTCCTTATCCATCTTGACAATAACTCATACAAGAGTAACATATTTCAAGAATAAagcttattattattgtttcttAACTCTTATACAATTGTATCTTGAAACAAATTCTCAGGTAAAACGTCTAAATAACTTTTAAACTTTTGTTTAACTaaaccttattttttttctatggaATGATACATTCTGTTAGGGAAAATGCTAGATGAAGAGTGAAAATTGGCAGATGAAATCAAGGTAAACCCAAGAATAATGAATCTCAATAGCATCCAGAACAACATTGAGACAATTTCTTCATCGCTTCGCACACGATATTTAAAGATTCCTTAACACTTCTTCTAATAGAATTGAACCTTCATCCCATTCACCCGGATTTCCAAGAAACCAGTTTAAAGGTTTTGTCAACTAGTAACTACCATCACCCTTTCAAAGTGAAGCTACCATATCTAGAGATGTAAATGCAACTCGTTGAGCTGAACACATTATTGTTCAagcttgtttgaattttcatcATGTTCgaataattgaatttgaaaacgGTTCGATTAATAATCGAATCAAGctcaaatgaatttttgcTTGAGCCAAGGTTGAGTAGCTTGACGTTTTCATGCTCATTTTGTCATCCTTTCAGTAATTGAATGCTCGAGATGATTGTAAGGGTTTATTgcatgataattatattcaaactAAATTCTTATGTTTAATAAACCGAGAATAAACAAGCTTTTCCTGATCGATCTTGAATTGACTACCAAGCAATTCGATTTGATTTTTAACCAAACGTTCCTTTAGAACTTGAACAGGGATGCCAACTGAAACCCAGACCCACACTACAGGTAAGCCGGAGACGGATCAAAGGTGCTATTTGACTTGAGCGTAGATTTAATGCaaggatttttgttttttattagtgTCAAAAACACTTGCATCatatttgatcattttcaCTTTATGTCTCTGTTGCAAATtaccaaaagaaaagagtCTAACGTGCACTTTCTAAATGGCAATATAAACTTCTCTAGATACTCTCTATGTATATGAAGGAAAGAGAAATTGCATATCACCATGATTAGCAGTAGACCTTCTACAACAATTTCTAGCAGCTAGTTGGTTCATCATGTAATAAAGTAGtgttacaaataaatattatagagATGTGAACAGGATATCTAATTGGAAATACCCAAAGATCAAATAGCAAGAATCTATTTTATGAGCTCATGTAAGCCATACCATTTCTCTCCTTGAGCTCCAAACAGAGACAGTATGCAATATACAACAAATAATGTGCATCCGTCCGAGCATATTGTATCATTTCCTCTGGCAATGGACGTTGTCTCCAGTCTTCTCTCTACAAATCAGATGGCTACATAGTCAGTTGAATACCCCATCATAACATGTTCCTCAGTGTTGCCAGCAAAAATTGATAGTAATCAATTTGGGTACAGGCACAGATGAAAAGTGACTCGACAATTGCAGACTTCATGAAAATATGTCATTTACATGTCTACTagacaataatataattgaaagtATTTTATTCCAACCCATTAAATTTCACAAATGGGGAACAGAACTTTCACAAACCACATTGCTTGGTAGAACAGAATAAACATAACACAGCACTTGATTGGACAACTGTAAACGAATCGAGTATGACTAACAAAACAAGTCCTGAGTTCTTTTGTTGTTATAATGAGCTCAAATTAGATGTGTATTAAAACAGCTAATTGGAGATTGATCATACTCCCGAGCTAAAGCACAATGCGTAGCCGTGCTAGAGCTTTTTTATGAGCCAATTCACCATCAAGCTTCGTCCTTATTCCGCTTGACTGAAGACACAGTATAAGTATTAATACATGTTACTTTAAACAACGCTAAAATAAATTGGATCACATGCTAGCTCAAACCTTGGACCACACCCCACAGACCATTAgtacaagaaataaatttcaagCAAACTCAAAATAGCTTCCTTGACAGACAAACATGACCAAACTAGAAACCAGGACAAATAAAAGACATTCATGAACAACTCAAATCAGTCCTGGCGTCACATATACGAGGGTGTATAGCATATAAAATTTGCAG
This genomic stretch from Sesamum indicum cultivar Zhongzhi No. 13 linkage group LG16, S_indicum_v1.0, whole genome shotgun sequence harbors:
- the LOC105178485 gene encoding protein RRP6-like 3 isoform X3, which gives rise to MAVDKDKLRVAAFTIAATCFLALVISIRFVGQFLMKSRRKKSCYLTTESKPQYAFKRVLADNSYSQFKHLKLHAADSQSDEDYSNLHPYRGEISQLIKNPNVAFLEVLDGCEKGVLEMGDSYVWVETEAQLGELVEVLSNEKVFAVDTEQHSFRSFLGFTALIQISTIREDYLVDTIILHDVMGLLRPVFADPGICKVFHGADNDVLWLQRDFHIYVVNLFDTAKACDILSKPQRSLAYLLETYCSVATNKLLQREDWRQRPLPEEMIQYARTDAHYLLYIAYCLCLELKERNENSSPGDKFHFLLEASRRSNATCLQLFAKDIEACQGELAASSIVSRCLNDQGNISSSLCDDKFQELVRRLCLWRDIMARLHDESLRFVLSENAIIALAAQIPTDETDICSTISEADRDVESVALVPLQSPSSVVCCHLEDLLCLLQENTANLDNIFHRFIQQHLGPAGSCPLSAYNYALLSKTSLGVTYKSTSNRNGFRASKQIAKKASRELFVQKFSCKAPVYHNCKIYANDGRLLCYCDRRKLEWYLSRDLAKLVEQDPPSIMLLFEPKGRPEDEDNDFYIQSKKNICVGCGEGNHYLRYRIIPSCYRIHFPEHLKSHRSHDIVLLCVDCHEIAHAAAEKYKKQVAAEFGIPLFIRKVVDFDNTQHVPSSMPIVTSEEIGVSPLQLRTAAMALLRHGPEMPSQRRQELMQIVMTYYGGREISEEDLERALIVGMTPHEKRKFEKKRGFAFKHLTGGINLNDGKENNIGSKGTPSLQTALKGGSMDANMTLMNREQDVDTLMIEDRGGSTQPSSLNDGGNIVESTIDTDDVMSDLKIVEDDHISGNGILSNETTCSMHVGDVPLKHESKLSLLGHGPHGKQVVAHLLKEYGEDGIREFCQRWRQVFVEALHPRFLPAGWDVMHRI